In a single window of the Acyrthosiphon pisum isolate AL4f chromosome X, pea_aphid_22Mar2018_4r6ur, whole genome shotgun sequence genome:
- the LOC107882236 gene encoding uncharacterized protein LOC107882236, whose product MRRCISKMNDPQIGEYFMCKNCKNFMLSKETAESHRNCTKQVLNAFEPVEDIYRCSTCGRYFDNKEQWSGHNNVHKAIGDYDPFKFSYIIDDDNFVRSLRN is encoded by the exons ATGAGGAGATGTATTAGTAAAATGAATGACCCCCAAATTGgagaatattttatgtgtaaaaattGTAAGAATTTCATGTTATCGAAAGAGACGGCAGAATCGCATCGTAACTGTACCAAACAAGTATTGAACGC atTTGAACCAGTGGAAGATATCTACCGCTGTTCAACATGCGGTCGATACTTCGATAATAAAGAGCAGTGGAGTGGACACAACAATGTACACAAAGCTATCGGAGATTACGATCCAttcaaattttcatatattatagatgACGATAATTTTGTAAGGAGCTTACGTAATTAA